Proteins co-encoded in one Erinaceus europaeus chromosome 2, mEriEur2.1, whole genome shotgun sequence genomic window:
- the LOC132536176 gene encoding uncharacterized protein LOC132536176: MHKASPDPNKGALQGMTQGCLSLIVQCPPTNTLAPTSPHFLDNFLDELEKSDTFTLSADQVKSNTLEDITLEIKEEPSFLLPLLPASVPAKPPSSLLPFSSSGETSAATQISEATPHQDTRKIIQSKFTDLTKMERGLTNSIKVPEILGDKFVTSAHTSVGPLPQTLPVIGEEDEEIYEGVLSGNLRGPESLSLDGLWCSHDGSEVAPSLHIEEEDEERKPDDLNYLVANLSEPKILKEDSNAAKSSNEPSSFSSGDPESTPLLSCLLSSPPFHSPLASVSDLVTAPPQPTQPYSLPLLPKYSYQQEISSTKLKVTAS; the protein is encoded by the exons ATGCACAAAGCTTCACCAGACCCCAATAAAGGAGCTCTCCAAGGAATGACCCAGGGATGTCTGTCCCTGATAGTCCAGTGTCCTCCTACAAACACTTTGGCCCCAACATCACCTCATTTTCTGGACAACTTCTTGGATGAACTAGAGAAGTCTGACACTTTCACTTTGTCAGCTGACCAAGTCAAATCAAATACCCTAGAAGACATCACTCTTGAAATTAAAGAGGagccttcttttctcctcccatTGCTTCCAGCCTCTGTACCTGCTAAGCCACCTTCCTCTTTGCTACCTTTTTCCTCTTCTGGGGAGACCTCAGCTGCAACCCAGATTTCTGAGGCAACACCACATCAGGACACCAGAAAGATCATTCAAAGCAAGTTTACTGATTTGACAAAAATGGAAAGGGGGCTTACAAACTCTATAAAAGTACCAGAAATCCTGGGTGATAAGTTTGTGACCTCTGCACACACCAGTGTGGGTCCCTTGCCCCAAACACTTCCTGTCATTGGAGAGGAAGATGAGGAAATCTATGAAGGGGTTCTGTCAGGCAACCTAAGGGGGCCAGAATCTCTGTCACTAGATGGTCTGTGGTGTAGCCATGATGGTTCTGAAGTGGCACCAAGTCTGCACATTgaagaagaggatgaagagaGGAAACCTGATGACTTAAACTATCTGGTAGCCAACCTCTCAGAACCTAAGATCCTTAAGGAAGACAGCAATGCAGCCAAATCCAGTAATGAG CCATCTTCATTTTCTTCGGGAGATCCAGAATCTACACCTTTGCTTAGCTGTctgctttcctcccctccctttcattCACCTTTGGCCTCTGTCTCTGACCTGGTCACTGCACCTCCTCAGCCTACCCAGCCCTATTCACTTCCTCTCCTCCCTAAATACTCTTATCAACAGGAGATAAGTTCAACAAAACTAAAGGTAACTGCATCTTGA